The Hevea brasiliensis isolate MT/VB/25A 57/8 chromosome 1, ASM3005281v1, whole genome shotgun sequence genome has a window encoding:
- the LOC110645014 gene encoding histidine protein methyltransferase 1 — translation MRAPSLLSQCLPGWLPHDRASHSITNVSDRDVHLPSHAVEILPSKMAHPYKYAEDNVEMQGLNVFKGRISVADIIGFTGSEMISAKPDGSVKSWDNSIDLVNVLKHEIRDGQLSFRGKRVLELGCGYGLPGIFACLKGACVVHFQDLNAETIRCTTIPNVLANLEQARDSQSRQPESPLTPSRYPLSPSVHFYAGDWEELPSVLSVVRNDAFEVTTGMSLSFSEEDFMDGCSSVDGSIIVQETSSRRSRKLSGSRAWERASEIDHGEGGYDVILMTDIPYSVTSLKKLYALIKKCLRPPYGVLYLATKRNYVGFNNGARHLKGLVDEEGIFGAHLVKEMTERDVWKFFLK, via the exons ATGCGTGCACCATCATTGCTTTCACAGTGTTTACCTGGCTGGTTGCCTCATGACCGAGCCAGTCACAGCATCACCAATGTCTCAGATAGAGATGTGCATCTCCCTTCTCATGCAGTTGAGATTCTCCCCTCAAAG ATGGCGCACCCTTATAAGTATGCTGAGGATAATGTAGAAATGCAAGGGCTTAATGTGTTCAAG GGAAGAATTAGTGTTGCTGATATTATTGGGTTCACTGGTTCTGAAATGATATCTGCAAAGCCTGATG GGTCTGTGAAATCTTGGGACAACTCTATTGATCTTGTAAATGTCCTTAAGCATGAGATTCGCGATGGACAACTGAGTTTTAGAGGCAAGAGGGTACTTGAG CTTGGTTGTGGCTATGGTCTCCCAGGAATTTTTGCTTGCCTCAAG GGAGCTTGTGTGGTTCACTTCCAAGACCTGAATGCAGAAACCATAAGGTGCACAACTATACCAAATGTCCTTGCTAATCTTGAGCAAGCTCGGGACAGCCAGAGCCGACAGCCAGAGAGCCCTCTTACTCCATCAAGATATCCTCTTTCCCCATCAGTGCATTTCTATGCTGGAGACTGGGAAGAACTTCCATCAGTCTTATCTGTTGTGAGGAATGATGCCTTTGAAGTGACAACAGGGATGAGCCTGAGCTTCTCTGAGGAGGATTTCATGGATGGATGTAGTAGCGTTGATGGTAGCATCATAGTTCAGGAAACTTCCTCAAGGCGATCAAGAAAGCTTTCTGGAAGCCGTGCATGGGAGAGGGCTAGTGAGATAGATCATGGTGAAGGCGGGTATGATGTTATTCTGATGACAGATATCCCCTACTCAGTGACCtctttgaagaagctatatgctCTCATTAAAAAG TGCTTGAGGCCCCCATATGGAGTATTATACTTGGCAACAaagagaaattatgttggtttcAATAATGGAGCAAGACACCTGAAAGGTCTGGTAGATGAAGAGGGCATTTTTGGAGCCCATTTAGTGAAGGAGATGACTGAGAGAGATGTTTGGAAGTTCTTTCTCAAGTGA